Genomic window (Oryza sativa Japonica Group chromosome 3, ASM3414082v1):
ATCTTTGAcataatctattatattattaaaggaatagaaaaaggagcctccatattcgctctcatggtctagaaattctcacattaatcggagaaaaataaaaggcagagtccatatagaaatacaatttagaaataactgaaattcggaattaaaaaataagaatattagaagaggatactagagtccatatagagtccatatagaaatacaatttaaaaatagttgaaattcgaaattaaaaaataaggaatattagaatagtagactagagtccatatagaaatacaattaggaaataactgaaattcagaattaaaaaataaggaatattagaagtagcgtatagagttcatatagaagtacaattaggaaataactgaaattcaaaattaaaaataaggaatattagaagtagagtgtagagtccatatagaaatacaattagaaaattactgaattcggaattaaaaataagaaatattagaagtagagtatagagtccacatagaaatacaattaggaaataatagaaattcagaattaaaaataggaATATTAtgagtagagtatagagtccatataggaattgaaaactaactaaaatttggaataaacataacaaaattaaaagtaaagtttagagtccgtataaaaataaaatttacaaataactaaaattagaaattaagaaaaacatgggaagaagagtttaaagtcaatataggaatacaatttagaagtaactaaaattcgaaaattaaaaattaaagaatattgaaagatgagtttagagtccacatagaaatacaattagaaataataaaaattcagaaataaaaataaataatattgaaagaagagcatagagtctatatagaaatacaatttacagaaaatttggaattaaaaaaagaaatattaaaagacgagtctagagtccatatagaaatatatataatttacaaataactaaaatttgatataaaaaataattaataactaacacgtatataaaatacaatatgaatattacacattagtagttttgtaaagttattgcaaaatttaaaattatgttatcattttaatatatttgaataatataatgagaaaacatatatgctattatatgagaaaatataatgatgctagccacgcaatctgcgcgggccaccatgctagttgtaATAAATTTAGCATAGCTCCGAGATTTGAGACAAGTTTAATCGATTTGGCTTCAAATTGATATATTTGACAAATCAAATTAACAAAATATGATATAATTATCTTTTTCCCATCCCAAATtgcatataattaataaaatatagaTAAAGCAAAACACACATAGAGCTGAGAGCCATGCGCCACTGTCGCCCCTACTTCTCACGTGTCGCTGCCGCTGCTGGCGTGACTATTGATCCCTTCGTGCGCTGTAGTCTCCGCTGCTACCTCCTTGCCCCTGCCCCCCCTCGGGTGCCACTACCCCTGGCCCCTACTCCCACCATGCACCGTTGTCGTCGCACCCTCTGCGAGCCCACACCGCTGCTCTCTTCATGTGTCGTTGTCGCAGCTCTCATCGCACGCCGCCGCTTTCACCGCCCCGCTACCTCCGCACGTCACCACCCCCACTCCCTCCTCGTGTCGTCACCTCTCCCTCCATCTCGGCTACTGTCCGCCACGCTAGTCTTTGGAGATGAATGGATGAGAAGAAATTTAGGGATATGATGTTGTGTACTTAGGGGTATTTTGTCAATTTGGCGtataaatagtttttttaaatgaaatCTTAACAGTGTTTGCAAATAAGGTCAAACGACAActtcaattttaaaaaatatggtcaAGTgagtaaacttaaaaaaatagagacAACGAGGTTTAAATAAGCAATTGTCTGTTAAAGTTTCCCTGTCTTTCCCATTGATGAAGATGACAGCGGCAACCAAGCTGCAGTTTGCCGGCTTGCAGCCTCTCGGATGGCTGATGGACGGTTGAGATGAAGGCATTGTAGGCAAGGGCCAATCCTGTCCAACCCGGCTCCGACACGTGCCGTTGCCAGTTTGCCACACCTCGTCGAGGCGAATCCCCCGCCTTTGTGATTCGAACCGCTTTTTGGGATCATTCGAATCCAATCCAATCAATCGAATGCTGCAAGAAAATCCAACGCGCGCCACCGACACACGCGACGACCACCTCTCTACCTCGCCGCATCCTTCGATCCCCTCCTCTTTCACTGGTGCCCAGCGCTCGCCCGTCTCCACCCAACTGAACTTgacttgcgccgccgccgccgcggggaagCCTCCGAATAAACTCGCAGCCGCGGGGCCTCTCCGGCGATGCTCGGGGCTGCCCAGGGAGGATACTAGGGGCGGATTTCGAGGGCGACACGGGGGGTGTCGCTTGCTCCGGTCCGAGTCCGACGCTGCTGAGCCATCCACGGACCTCAACCCTAGGTATCGCTTTATCGAATGAGCGTTCATTCGCCTCTCCTTTCtctgtccctttttttttgggatctaGATGGGGCCATGGTTTGCtctgtttctgtttttttttttttggttctaaAAAATTCGTCACGGGCTCATGGCTAGACGTACGGGGTGTTGTGGTGTATTTTGGATAGCCGAACAGCACGAATTCTCAATTGGCTAGATTACGGTTGGATTCCTGAATAGCCGACCTGCAATTTGGGTGGATTAGGTTTGGTTCCTGGATAGCCTACCTGGGATGGGTTAAGCTTAGATTCTGTGGAAGTAGAATTTTGGTTGATTATCAGGGGCTTAGAGTTGAATTCAGTGAGGAATTTTCGTTTTCTTAGATTTAGGCGTATTATGATTTAGGGAGGTTTCGTGAGGAATGGGATTTTTATTTTGCTGGTTACTGTTTGATTTCGGTAGGAATTTGAAGTTGAGGTGATTGTGGTTGCAAAAGAGAGAGAATCTGGATGTGTGCCATCTTTCTATTATTTAGGTCGTTGATTGCTTAAGTTTCAATCTAATGCTAAATTTATTGTATTACCATTCTATAACTTTTGTCTAACACCCCTGgtttaaaattttcatgtggAACCTGCTATGGATTGGTTGGGATATTTTCATGAGATCTCTTCATCAAAGCATGATCTGTGCTGTTATTACAATATAAATGGTGCACGTTGCTCTTGTTTACACTTATCTGTGATTTGTTAATCTTCTGTTAAACAATTTGCTCCCTATGTTTGTCCTGCCCTGAAATCTGGACTTGTTTAGCACAAATGGTGCATTTTCTGAGACATGTGAATGGCTTTATCTCTAGGTCTATGGTTTAATTTGGCGTAGGTTGATTTTTGATTCTATACTTTTGTTTCCCTATCATTTGACGCtttacacacaaaaaaaaaaacttcaccGTTATTGACTGACTGGCATTGAATATGAAGCATCTAGCTGTAATAGTTTCTCAGCCATTAGTATGGTTACGAGTTGTTATGCCATACTGATTGTATTTATCCTTTTTTTCCTGGAGTGGGCAAGGGAagctgtttttgtttttattcatCCTCAGTAAAAATTTTCATCTAGATCAGATTATGTTTCCTTTGTTTGCAAGTGATgtttaaaagagaaaaaaaaataacatgtggGGGCTAAATCAGTGAACAATATAAAATTTTTCATGAAATGCTGGTGAAAAGCAGATAAGGTGTGGCTTGAGCATAGTAAGTTTTGACCTATAGTGAGGCTGTACAAATCTTCTGATGTCAATCATCTTGATAATGATAAATGCATGAGTTCTTGCGCTTTAGTTCAAAGACCTCCACCCTGGCGCGCTGCCGTGGCGCCTGGCGATGGCATGGTGGCCGTGGACGGCACGCAGTTCGTGGTGGACTGCGGCAGGACGATCTTCTTCAGCGGGTTCAACGCGTACTGGCTGATGATGATGGCGGCCGACCCGGCGCTGCGCGGCGCAGTGGCGACGGCGTTCCAGCAGGCATCGGCGCACGGGCTCAACCTGGCAAGAACGTGGGCcttcagcgacggcggcgaccagccGCTGCAGTCGTCGCCGGGCGTCTACAACGAGACCATGTTCCAGGTCATCCTCGCTTGCttaccatcgtcgtcgtccaaaCCAACGCAAAAACTCACTGGTTGTCTTCTCTGTAACGTTTTTCTGGGCAGGGGCTGGACTTTGTGATCGCCGAAGCAAGGCGGCACGGTATATACCTTCTCCTCTGCCTGACCAACAACTTTGACAATTTTGGAGGCAAGCGGCAGTACGTGCGGTGGGCGGGGGACGCCGGCCACAACCTCACCTCCGACGACGACTTCTTCACCAGCACCATCGTCAAGTCCTACTTCAAGAACCACGTCAAGGTCAGTATATATGCAAAGCATATGCATCGATAATCGATGTGTTACATTTCAATCTCACTCATTCATTCATGCTGCCGTTGCATCGGCGTCGATCGATGCAGACGGTGCTGACGAGGGTGAACACCCTGACGGGCGTGGCGTACAAGGACGACCCCACCATCTTCGCCTGGGAGCTCATGAACGAGCCGCGATGCTACGCCGACCCAACCGGCGCCATGGTGCAGGCGTGGGTGGAGGAGATGGCGCCGTACGTGAAGAGCGTCGACGGCCGGCACCTGGTGACACCCGGGCTGGAGGGGTtctacggcgccggcgagcacgaGAGCAAGGAGCTCAACCCGTGGGGCATCTACTACGGCACCAACTACGTCGCCACGcaccgcaccgccgccgtcgacttCGCCACCATCCACCTCTACCCGGACGTCTGGCTATGGGGCTCCAGCGCCGACGAGCAGGCCACTTTCTTCCGGAACTGGACGCGCTCCCACATTGACGCCACGGCGGCGTACCTCGGCATGCCGCTTCTCGTCACCGAGTACGGCAAGTTCCTCTGGAAGGAGGTCGGCGCCAACAAGGCGCAGAGGAACTACTTCCTCGACTTGGTGCTCGACGCCATCTACGCCTCGGCATCGCGCGGTGGCccgctcgtcggcggcgcgtTCTGGCAGCTGCTGCTCGACGGTGACATCGTCGCTGGCATGGACAGCCTCAGGGACGGGTACGAGATCATACTCGCCGAGGACAGCCGCGCCGCGAGCATCATCGGCGAGCACTCGGAGCAGCTGGCTGCCCTCAATGGCCAGGACGCGGATGTGCTTTGCCGCCGGGCAAGCTCTCACCGGAGGACGCGTCTAGGCAACTCGCttagctgcggcggcggcgacacccttGAACTGCTCCTCCGGATGGTCTTGGCTTGTTTCGTCTCTTTGTCCAGATCGATCTCTTCATTTATTGTACAGAATTTCATTCTTTTGTGATTTGTTCCATGCATCCATCTTCATGGGTATAGCTGTTCGTTGGCACATGTTGCAACTGTAACTAGGACAAATTTTCAGGATTTGTTCAAGATGATTGTCCTAATGTTTTGTACCGTAGTTTTCTTGTAGACTATATAGAATGCtttctgtgaaaaaaaaatactatactTCAAAACAATCCCATCTTccaatactactccctctgtttcaggttataagacgttttgactttagtcaaagttaaattgctttaagtttaactatatatgtagaaaaaaatagtaatatttttaacccaagacaaatttattatgaaaatatatattcaattatatatttggtgaaactaatttaatattataaatattactatatttgtctataaacgtagtcaaacttaaaacaatttgactttgaccaaaatcaaaatgtcttataacctaaaacggagggagtatttgccaATGGAAATCGTCATTTGAACCTAACACAATATTAATCAGTACACTTTCTTACTATTTTGGAGGTTAACAGTGGAGTGTCGCTGACAAAAGTCCCGTGGAAATGTTTGAGTTACAACAGGGAAAACATTTTTGTTTGCCATATGCATCCTTCTCcatctgtttttctttctttttctttttttttaaaaaaaagagcactACACATTGAGCGCTGCAACAATGGGCCGGCGCCAAGCGCATTACTTCACCCCTAATGGGCCGTCATGAACACCTGATGGGTTTAATGTCATGAAACCTGAACTCACGCTCTCtcgctgcattttttttttgcagcaaTTCAAGCCACAATGATCTGGAAGAACGTTGGCCTTCCAAATTTCTTTACATTGTCTCTAGGAAAGGACTTGCAGGTGCATTCAGTTAGTTTCAGTTTCAACAACCCTGCAGTTTTATACTTATGCTGTTTTCATTTAATTCGACTAGTTTCAACAACCTCTAGAATTTCAAATTTAGATAGTAATAATGCATGCATGTGATTAGATAAAAAGTTAGCGCTGACATTTCCCGGTTGCTTTGTTTGCTAGGATTGTGTTGCATCTCATGATTCTCATCTCGATTTCGCGGTAATTTTCAAACAAGTGTACAAGCTTCTCAGGGTACTTCGCATCCAAGCTAGCACTATTGACCTGCATCTCCTTCAGAATTTGCACGATTTGCATGTTTAGTGGATTTGCAAGATTGAAAATCAGTTAGCCAAGTTTGGGACTAAATTATAAGAGCCTAAGAGGTCATCAGTGACCGATTTAATTTGTCAGCCACACCATCAGttctaaattatttttgtgGCGTCCACAAATTTGGCCTgcatacttttttaaaaaaatctgaattAATCAACCCTGTTATGCCAAAAACGGTTGCTGATGATAACATTTGATTTGTGCGTACGTATCTGCTGACGATAAATTACGACAGAAGCAACTGAAACTACGATATGATGGTCTGAGAAACATCATATGCCTTAACGGACGATCACATTACAGTTGAATTTTCTAGTTACTACTAACTAATTGCTTCTCTAATCGAGTCTCCGCCGTGCAACTCGATCACATGACACATGCATGGTCCATACGcagtcaaaaaaaacaaaaacaaaaaacaaaaagaacttTGCTTTCGTCTAATATATTTGAGGCGCGCAAGCTTTGCGTGATCACGAAAAGAAGTCACAGAAAAACGCAGGCGGTGAATACTCGATCGAATTGAGTTCCCCAAATCGATCTCATCTCATCAACAAATGCTCTCAAAATTCGTCCAATGCATAAGCATGGAAGTGAATGAGTGATCCAATATTTCACAAAAACCCAGCTCTCAAAAGCCCACTGCAACCGCTTAATTACTTGGCTATAAATAAGGTGGTGAAGTGGCCATGAATGGATCACAAAGCTTCACCCACTCCAAACCTCTAACACCTGCAGTGGCCTGCTGCCTATATTTGTCCAATTCGACACCGATCGATCAGCTTAAGAGGCTGAGCTTAATTAATAATCACTAGTGGTCACACGTGTAAGCACTACTAGTTAGCATCAGTTTGCATAATCCCCTCGCATATTTGCAGCTAGCtagttatacatatatatggcaGGAATCTAGCTTGGCTGTGCTTGTTCTTGATCCATCCATCGCCAATTCGCCATGCATGCGTTCTTGCCCTGAGTCGATCTTGTGAATTGGTGGTGGTCGGAGAGATAGATTGGTTGGTtgcgagggcgaggcggcggcggcggcggcgaaggggatgAAGGCGACGTCGGAGGGGGCGTGGCAGGGGGACAACCCGCTGCGGTTCTCGCTGCCGCTGCTGATCGTGCAGATctgcctcgtcgtcgtcttcacccgCGGCCTCGCCTACgccctccgccctctccgccagCCTCGCGTCATCGCCGAGATCATCGTAAGTTGTTCTCATCATGCCTTCATCAGTTAAATTTCGCAATCCTTTCTTGTCCTGGTATTATGCAACCATACTATATACAAccttaattactccctccacattttaattttaatgtatgacgccgttgactttttgacgaacgtttgacctttcatcttattcaaaaaatttatataattataatttattttattgtgacttgatttatcatcaaatgttctttaaatatgacataagtatttttatatttacataaaatttttaaataagacgagtgatcaaacgttgattaaaaagtaAACGACGTAGTACGGAGTACTTTGTCGTTGCATGAACTGTATGGTTTATCATTTTGTTCTTGAATCCTGACACGCTGTTGATCAACGACACCACCTCATCCTGGCAAAGTTTCCTCCATTCGCACATCCTTCTTCCCATCCCAAACAGTAATtacgaaaaacggagcggtccattagcacgtgattaattaagtattagctattttttttaaaaaaatagattaatttaattttttaaagcaactttcgtacagaaactttttttaaaaaaacgcaccgtttagccgtttgaaaagtatacgcacggaaaacgaggaagAATGTTTGGGAAAAGGGGATAGCAAACAGAGCCATATGGTCACTCATTCTTACCTAGAGTGATATAAACCGCAGTTACTTGAGGATAATTCTAGTACCAATAATCACAAGATCACCATACCAAAGACCAaccgatatttttttaaaaaaaaaatgcgtGCTTTTATACTagcacaaccaaaaaaaaaagttaagctTTGGACCTCAGGAAAATTAATCCGGCTTTGTAGGTAAGGGAACCAGAGGTGGTAGTTGCAGAAGATTGCTGGCTATTTTTGGGTCACCTGCTAGTTTTATCTTTCCTACTTTTAGAGCAACCTGTACTTAGTAAGCACTAAGATGATGTTCTTGACAAGATCAGTAGCTTCTGCTGCCATTGACAAATGCACCATGCATACAATGAAGAACACAATGCAAGAAGCTGAACCTTACAGATAAAAACGTAAGAAAACTGTTTCTGATCGAGTTCTTCCTCATCACACGTGTGTAACTCGTACCAGTCCACGATACGTACCACGTGCAATCGTAGGAACAACACATACTAACCAGAGTTTTCTTTCTTcgattttgaaaatataaatcaaGCATTGCCCTTCTATAGAAAATACAGGAGTTGACTTCGTGAGGATGGCTCTGACTCTGATAAGCTACCGGCTAGCTAGTACAGTTAAACTAGTAGGACTAGTATGAACCATTTCGAGCCAGCTGACTGTTTGGATTATTCTGTGGCAATTACTGATGCAGCTATTTTCTATGCAAATattccctccatactcgtaaaggagaTCGCTTTGGACAACGACATGGTCtccaaaatacaactttgactttttgtttatataaaaaatatttattgaaaaatgatatatgtatacttttatgaaagtatttttcaagacaaatctattcatataatttttacatgttcaaacttaacaacttgagagttatttatgaattatattcccaaggtttgacttaaacattgtcctaaacgacttcatttacaaatacggagggagtatttttcttGTGTAGCTTTCTCTGGACTAACATATATTTTAGCAAACAGATACAGTTTCCAAGAAGAAGAAAGTAGAGCTCTAAAAAAAACTGGAGAAGTATGGTTCCTTTACACTTTAAAAAACATAATTTTCTTAGATTCTGAAGAAACATCTGGATTAATATTAGGCCAACAGTTGCATCACCATTGACCACCAAAGCACAGCAGCAATACGCTGCCAAACAACCAATTACTACAGATCATCAGTTGATTCCTgaagaatattaaatataaaatataagtaGTATATGTGCTGTATCAATTTCAGGCCCATAGCATCAATCATACTATACTCTTTGGGTTCTTTCCCTTACAGTTTTGTATTTAattcttcatttatttatttctttattaCCCGTTTGAGCAAAATGGGTATGTTGCATCCgtccaaaataagttcatttttcatcCAACCCACAACACGTGCCAATTCAAAACTTATCAATTCTCAATGCAACTAGTTCCAATTTTATCTGCTCTcagtataattattttttactttttacaaATTCTGGTACAATGAttacttaaaaatagatttattttattttaggacaaGTAGTAAGAGTaggtaaaaataaacttattatgagacggagggaggaaGCATCTTTGTGTGATGATGAACTGACTGCAATGGCGGCGTGATACAGGGCGGCATCCTCCTGGGCCCGTCGGCGCTTGGGCGGAACAAGCGATTCCTCGACAATGTCTTCCCCAAGGACAGCCTCACCGTGCTCGACACGCTCGCCAACGTCGGCttgctcttcttcctcttcctcgtcggCCTCGAGCTCGACCCGGCCTCGCTCCGCCGCACCGGCCgcaccgccctcgccgtcgccgccgccgggatctCGCTCCCGTTTGCTCTCGGCGTCGGCGCCTCGCTCGTGctccgcgccgccatcgcccccGACGCCCCCCGTGGCCCGCTCATCGTGTTCATGGGCGTCGCGCTGTCGATCACCGCGTTCCCCGTCCTCGCGCGCATCCTCGCCGAGCTCAAGCTCCTCACCACCGACATCGGACGCATGGCCATGTCGGCCGCGGCTGTCAACGACATCACCGCGTGGGTGCTGCTTGCCCTCGCCATCGCGCTCTCGGGATCCGGGTCGCCGCTCGTGTCCATCTACGTCCTGCTCTGCGGCGTCGCGTTCGTCGGCTTCGCCACGGTCGCCGTGCGGCCCGTGCTCGTCTTCATGGCACGGCGGTCGCCGGAGGGCGAGCCGGTGAAAGAATCGTTCGTCTGCGCCATTCTAGTCATCGTTCTCGCCGCCGGCTTCGCCACGGACGCCATCGGCATCCACGCGCTGTTCGGCGCGTTCGTCATCGGCGTGCTCGTCCCCAAGGAAGGCGCCTGCGCCGGCGCGCTGACGGAGAAGGTCGAGGACCTGGTGTCGTCGCTGTTCCTTCCCCTCTACTTCGTGTCGAGCGGTCTGAAGACGGACGTCACCACCATCTCCGGCGCCAAGTCGTGGGGGCTCCTCGTGCTCGTCATGACGACGGCCTGCGCCGGCAAGATCGGCggcacggtggcggcgtcgctgcTGATGCGTGTGCCGCTGCGTGAGGCGCTCGCGCTGGGGATGCTGATGAACACCAAGGGGCTCGTGGAGCTCATCGTGCTCAACATCGGACGCGACCGGAAGGTGCTCAACGAGGAGGCCTTCGCCATCCTCGTGCTCATGGCGCTCGTCACCACCTTCATGACCACGCCGGCCGTCACCGCCGTGTACaagccggcgcggcggcaggcgtcGTACAAGCACCGCACGGTGGagcgcgccgacgccgacagcGAGCTGCGCGTGCTCGCGTGCTTCCACGCCAGCCGCGGCATCCCGACGCTGATCAACCTCGTGGAGGCGTCGCGCGGCACGAGGAGGAGCAAGCTCACCATGTACGCCATGCACCTCGTCGAGCTGTCGGAGCGCTCGTCGGCCATCTCCATGGTGCAGCGCGCGCGCCGCAACGGGCTCCCGTTCGCGAGCCGGCGCGgccacgaaggcggcggcggcggcggggaggtggtggtggcgttcGAGGCGTTCCAGCGGCTCACCGCCGTGACGGTGAAGCCGATGACGGCCATCTCCGACCTCGACACCATCCACGACGACATCGTCGCGTCGGCGCTGGACAAGCGATCCGCCATCATCCTGCTCCCGTTCCACAAGATGCTCTGCCATGACGGCACGCTCGAGCCCGTGGACCGGGCGTTCCACCAGGTGAACGTCCGGGTGCTCCGCGACGCGCCATgctccgtcgccgtcctcgtcgaccgcgCGCTCGGTGGCGCGGCGCAGGTCTCGGCGCCGGACGTCTCCTACTcggtcctcctcctcttcttcggcggcgccgacgaccgcGAGGCGCTCGCGTACGCCTCACGCATGGGCGAGCACCCTGGCATCGCGCTCACCGTGGCCCGTttcacggccgccgccgacgacgccgccgaagacgacgacgccatACAAAAGCACATCTCCAACGTGCGCAAGGCCGGAAACGACGGAGCGTTCAAGTACGACGAGGTGTCGGCCCATGGCCGGCAAGAAGTGGCGTTCGCCATCAAGACACTGGGTAGAGGCAAGAACCTGGTGGTGGCCgggcggtcggcggcggtggcgacgccgCTGGTGGACAAGACGGACTGCCCGGAGCTCGGCCACGTCGGGAGCTACCTGGCGACGCCGGAGTTCTCGACGACGTCCTCCGTGCTCGTGGTGCAGAAGTACGACTCGAGAGGTGACACTGGCACATCGTCGTCGAGCCAAGCCGGAGGAGAGGCGACCGTGGAGGAATCCGGCGTGCCAATCCGCCGGCCATAGTCGCCGGAGGAGACGGCCGCTACGTCGAGGCAGCCGGCGGAGCCATAGTCGCACTGCCTCTCTGCTGCATGATAGCACGTATATAGCAACATTAGTGTGTCCCTCCTGTCGGTGattagatcatatttggttGTTAATTATTAGCTAATTAGTTGTTAAATTAGGGTTCACAGGTTTATTTAgagaaagtttaatagtatagccaactatggCTCCAAATCGCCTATATAATAGCCAAtgtatacaatagttacctataaatatatactatataattaataatgtctggtctcacctgtcatacacacatgaaTCTTAGAGTCTGTgttgtagctggctacaaatatgtagtccgctgctcttatctcttctcttttatatttttaaaatatgtttgtagctgacttatagtttgctattgtacctgctcttagagcaTCTCGAACAGGTTccatatttaaattttagcaattttGAAGCAAAATCGTGCTCCAATAGCCATCCGGCTGGCCAAACTACTCCTCTCgttggccaaatttggccagccaAAATAGCCTAGCCAAATCGTGGGTCCCACCTCTTCCCCCCCTCTCGTCCGATGAACGTTGGCGCCGCACCTTTGCtacttcgcgccgccgcccgtccgcttAGGCGACGCCCTCCACTGGCTCCGCCCCACCGCCCCTCCGC
Coding sequences:
- the LOC4334653 gene encoding mannan endo-1,4-beta-mannosidase 4 isoform 1 (isoform 1 is encoded by transcript variant 1); translated protein: MVAVDGTQFVVDCGRTIFFSGFNAYWLMMMAADPALRGAVATAFQQASAHGLNLARTWAFSDGGDQPLQSSPGVYNETMFQGLDFVIAEARRHGIYLLLCLTNNFDNFGGKRQYVRWAGDAGHNLTSDDDFFTSTIVKSYFKNHVKTVLTRVNTLTGVAYKDDPTIFAWELMNEPRCYADPTGAMVQAWVEEMAPYVKSVDGRHLVTPGLEGFYGAGEHESKELNPWGIYYGTNYVATHRTAAVDFATIHLYPDVWLWGSSADEQATFFRNWTRSHIDATAAYLGMPLLVTEYGKFLWKEVGANKAQRNYFLDLVLDAIYASASRGGPLVGGAFWQLLLDGDIVAGMDSLRDGYEIILAEDSRAASIIGEHSEQLAALNGQDADVLCRRASSHRRTRLGNSLSCGGGDTLELLLRMVLACFVSLSRSISSFIVQNFILL
- the LOC9270824 gene encoding cation/H(+) antiporter 19; translated protein: MKATSEGAWQGDNPLRFSLPLLIVQICLVVVFTRGLAYALRPLRQPRVIAEIIGGILLGPSALGRNKRFLDNVFPKDSLTVLDTLANVGLLFFLFLVGLELDPASLRRTGRTALAVAAAGISLPFALGVGASLVLRAAIAPDAPRGPLIVFMGVALSITAFPVLARILAELKLLTTDIGRMAMSAAAVNDITAWVLLALAIALSGSGSPLVSIYVLLCGVAFVGFATVAVRPVLVFMARRSPEGEPVKESFVCAILVIVLAAGFATDAIGIHALFGAFVIGVLVPKEGACAGALTEKVEDLVSSLFLPLYFVSSGLKTDVTTISGAKSWGLLVLVMTTACAGKIGGTVAASLLMRVPLREALALGMLMNTKGLVELIVLNIGRDRKVLNEEAFAILVLMALVTTFMTTPAVTAVYKPARRQASYKHRTVERADADSELRVLACFHASRGIPTLINLVEASRGTRRSKLTMYAMHLVELSERSSAISMVQRARRNGLPFASRRGHEGGGGGGEVVVAFEAFQRLTAVTVKPMTAISDLDTIHDDIVASALDKRSAIILLPFHKMLCHDGTLEPVDRAFHQVNVRVLRDAPCSVAVLVDRALGGAAQVSAPDVSYSVLLLFFGGADDREALAYASRMGEHPGIALTVARFTAAADDAAEDDDAIQKHISNVRKAGNDGAFKYDEVSAHGRQEVAFAIKTLGRGKNLVVAGRSAAVATPLVDKTDCPELGHVGSYLATPEFSTTSSVLVVQKYDSRGDTGTSSSSQAGGEATVEESGVPIRRP
- the LOC4334653 gene encoding mannan endo-1,4-beta-mannosidase 4 isoform 2 (isoform 2 is encoded by transcript variant 2), which encodes MSSCALVQRPPPWRAAVAPGDGMVAVDGTQFVVDCGRTIFFSGFNAYWLMMMAADPALRGAVATAFQQASAHGLNLARTWAFSDGGDQPLQSSPGVYNETMFQGLDFVIAEARRHGIYLLLCLTNNFDNFGGKRQYVRWAGDAGHNLTSDDDFFTSTIVKSYFKNHVKTVLTRVNTLTGVAYKDDPTIFAWELMNEPRCYADPTGAMVQAWVEEMAPYVKSVDGRHLVTPGLEGFYGAGEHESKELNPWGIYYGTNYVATHRTAAVDFATIHLYPDVWLWGSSADEQATFFRNWTRSHIDATAAYLGMPLLVTEYGKFLWKEVGANKAQRNYFLDLVLDAIYASASRGGPLVGGAFWQLLLDGDIVAGMDSLRDGYEIILAEDSRAASIIGEHSEQLAALNGQDADVLCRRASSHRRTRLGNSLSCGGGDTLELLLRMVLACFVSLSRSISSFIVQNFILL